In Stomoxys calcitrans chromosome 2, idStoCalc2.1, whole genome shotgun sequence, the following proteins share a genomic window:
- the LOC106081585 gene encoding TPR-containing protein DDB_G0280363 isoform X2 produces MCTEVNSAMGLQATAATKRKHDLSFDAKDTNTYTNCPPPIKASKWSLNNNNYIDAAQEQKVTALINGYKVANHNNNNNNENKSCQLSCSSNNNNTNVSSISLRNGKEVPKSSTSPAMSNTTNTIGANVSVMVAEDNATTPLPPTSSTPVPEDSIAKLEVVANAACEPWSSAPEPVDCISKLQAVAVPSDPWGGISTRSTLATTLLSADELDDDDDDFEDDYEEEESIIPTYCPLRYHTFPATANTTSSLQGQRMSGSFSPASSQSYGSRPNYYSEPFPQQNCSRTGSPPHMRTGPNGFIWTNGPNSPSSFYSSSESSYAPQQQQPQQTIRCAENGKSYLELGCSSPVSNPTLSPILSPTPPFIASGLEARHPPLKRCCDGRGTWCNNNKNCYKDIRLKIRNLSMFKLSRFRQVSEQSLYRSVLICNTLKRIDREIETEAKELHHVTAHAAQQQQHLLQHSLHQQPQYHHHLHSHMQIQSPLPVHTSNGNQQQSLQHHNTQQPMLHPQHQDYMPVLNCGRLGGSVEYHNQQQQTSQNSFHQQQQQQQQPQQHYNSERLLDISQQSFQNVIHKPVTSSAQFSQGNSSSCSGSMTATTTTLHPYDHYPFRESNSGRVTPFPCQSVISTPPPPASSLPSAISSSPPTSTSTLVLSATSGCTTSTTMSSTSNSLMSDTDSGFADDDSTRSINWSSVLSLSSQSALDPLNNNDIFSILPPANPATAVPVSVNSAIPAGESSTSSTSVGISGTFTTVQSPGTTSSNTCSASTTPPSATTTATFTTLSTISSATHSLTSSYVTNMNSNSVSASTWEYGFLDMEFGLGTEFTELAPSCKYSSADDLFKSSLTPVASTRYDNELEQPAHIMVGS; encoded by the exons ATGTGCACAGAG gtaaattcTGCCATGGGTCTTCAAGCCACAGCCGCTACAAAGCGGAAGCATGATTTATCGTTCGATGCCAAGGACACAAACACCTATACAAATTGTCCGCCACCAATTAAAGCCAGCAAGTGGTCattgaacaacaacaactatattgATGCAGCACAGGAACAAAAAGTAACAGCTCTTATCAATGGCTATAAAGTGGCcaatcacaacaacaataacaacaatgaaaacaaaagttgTCAACTATcttgcagcagcaacaacaacaacaccaatgtATCATCCATTAGTCTTAGAAATGGTAAAGAAGTTCCCAAATCATCAACTAGCCCAGCCATGTCGAATACAACAAATACAATCGGTGCCAATGTTTCCGTAATGGTGGCCGAGGATAACGCCACCACGCCATTGCCACCGACTTCGAGTACACCTGTGCCAGAGGATAGCATAGCGAAATTGGAAGTTGTGGCGAATGCAGCCTGCGAGCCCTGGTCATCTGCCCCCGAGCCTGTGGACTGTATATCGAAATTACAAGCCGTAGCAGTGCCCAGTGATCCATGGGGCGGCATTTCAACACGCTCGACCCTTGCAACCACACTGCTCAGCGCAGATGAATTGgacgacgatgacgatgatTTCGAAGACGACtatgaagaagaagaaagtATTATACCAACCTATTGCCCATTAAGATATCACACATTCCCGGCCACCGCCAATACGACGTCCAGTCTTCAAGGTCAGCGTATGAGCGGAAGTTTTTCTCCCGCCTCATCCCAGAGTTATGGCTCCCGGCCTAATTACTATTCAGAGCCATTCCCGCAGCAAAACTGCTCAAGAACCGGAAGTCCGCCACACATGCGAACCGGCCCGAATGGCTTCATATGGACGAACGGTCCCAATAGTCCATCGTCGTTCTATTCCTCATCTGAATCTTCGTATGcaccgcaacaacaacaaccacagcaAACGATCAGATGCGCCGAGAATGGCAAATCGTATTTGGAACTAGGCTGCAGTAGTCCTGTCTCCAATCCCACCTTGAGTCCCATTCTCTCACCCACGCCACCCTTTATTGCATCTGGTCTGGAGGCAAGGCACCCACCACTCAAGCGATGTTGTGATGGCCGTGGCACTTggtgtaacaacaacaaaaactgctATAAGGACATACGTCTGAAGATAAGGAATCTGTCAATGTTTAAGTTGTCACGCTTCCGCCAAGTGTCAGAGCAGTCGCTCTACAGATCGGTATTAATCTGCAACACCCTAAAAAGAATAGATAGAGAGATCGAAACGGAGGCTAAGGAGCTGCATCATGTGACGGCCCACGCCGCCCAACAGCAGCAACATCTGCTGCAACATTCGCTGCACCAACAACCGCAATACCATCATCATCTGCATTCGCACATGCAAATACAGTCGCCATTGCCAGTGCACACGAGCAACGGCAACCAGCAGCAATCCCTACAGCACCACAATACTCAACAGCCGATGCTGCATCCTCAACATCAAGACTACATGCCGGTGCTGAATTGTGGTAGACTTGGCGGTAGTGTGGAATATCACAACCAGCAGCAACAAACAAGCCAGAACAGTTttcaccagcagcagcagcagcagcaacagccgcAACAGCATTACAACTCTGAGCGTTTATTGGACATTTCACAGCAATCCTTTCAAAATGTCATTCACAAACCAGTCACATCGTCGGCGCAATTCTCGCaaggcaacagcagcagctgtTCTGGATCCATgacggcaacaacaacaacgctacACCCCTACGATCACTACCCATTCCGGGAGTCCAATTCAGGCCGCGTTACTCCTTTCCCCTGTCAATCTGTGATATCAACGCCACCGCCTCCTGCCTCCTCGTTGCCATCGGCTATCTCATCGTCACCTCCAACATCCACTTCGACGCTTGTGCTCTCAGCGACATCTGGCTGCACAACAAGTACAACAATGTCATCAACTTCCAACTCATTAATGTCGGATACTGATTCTGGATTTGCGGACGACGACTCGACGAGGTCCATCAACTGGAGTTCCGTTCTAAGTCTGTCGTCGCAATCAGCCTTGGATCCGTTGAACAACAATGACATATTCTCGATATTGCCGCCTGCTAATCCAGCTACAGCCGTCCCAGTATCTGTCAACTCAGCAATACCAGCCGGTGAAAGCAGTACATCTTCTACGTCTGTAGGCATAAGTGGAACATTTACCACAGTACAATCTCCCGGAACAACGTCTTCGAACACATGCAGTGCTTCAACGACACCGCCATCAGCGACCACCACAGCCACGTTCACTACACTCTCCACAATCTCATCGGCGACCCATTCGCTCACCTCATCCTATGTCACTAATATGAATTCCAATTCAGTATCCGCCTCAACATGGGAATATGGCTTCCTTGACATGGAATTCGGCCTAGGTACGGAATTTACCGAACTAGCGCCGAGCTGTAAATACTCGTCCGCCGATGATTTGTTTAAAAGTAGTCTAACGCCCGTCGCTTCCACCCGCTACGACAATGAACTGGAGCAGCCTGCTCACATAATGGTCGGCAGTTAG
- the LOC106081585 gene encoding TPR-containing protein DDB_G0280363 isoform X1 has protein sequence MLTCHQVNSAMGLQATAATKRKHDLSFDAKDTNTYTNCPPPIKASKWSLNNNNYIDAAQEQKVTALINGYKVANHNNNNNNENKSCQLSCSSNNNNTNVSSISLRNGKEVPKSSTSPAMSNTTNTIGANVSVMVAEDNATTPLPPTSSTPVPEDSIAKLEVVANAACEPWSSAPEPVDCISKLQAVAVPSDPWGGISTRSTLATTLLSADELDDDDDDFEDDYEEEESIIPTYCPLRYHTFPATANTTSSLQGQRMSGSFSPASSQSYGSRPNYYSEPFPQQNCSRTGSPPHMRTGPNGFIWTNGPNSPSSFYSSSESSYAPQQQQPQQTIRCAENGKSYLELGCSSPVSNPTLSPILSPTPPFIASGLEARHPPLKRCCDGRGTWCNNNKNCYKDIRLKIRNLSMFKLSRFRQVSEQSLYRSVLICNTLKRIDREIETEAKELHHVTAHAAQQQQHLLQHSLHQQPQYHHHLHSHMQIQSPLPVHTSNGNQQQSLQHHNTQQPMLHPQHQDYMPVLNCGRLGGSVEYHNQQQQTSQNSFHQQQQQQQQPQQHYNSERLLDISQQSFQNVIHKPVTSSAQFSQGNSSSCSGSMTATTTTLHPYDHYPFRESNSGRVTPFPCQSVISTPPPPASSLPSAISSSPPTSTSTLVLSATSGCTTSTTMSSTSNSLMSDTDSGFADDDSTRSINWSSVLSLSSQSALDPLNNNDIFSILPPANPATAVPVSVNSAIPAGESSTSSTSVGISGTFTTVQSPGTTSSNTCSASTTPPSATTTATFTTLSTISSATHSLTSSYVTNMNSNSVSASTWEYGFLDMEFGLGTEFTELAPSCKYSSADDLFKSSLTPVASTRYDNELEQPAHIMVGS, from the coding sequence gtaaattcTGCCATGGGTCTTCAAGCCACAGCCGCTACAAAGCGGAAGCATGATTTATCGTTCGATGCCAAGGACACAAACACCTATACAAATTGTCCGCCACCAATTAAAGCCAGCAAGTGGTCattgaacaacaacaactatattgATGCAGCACAGGAACAAAAAGTAACAGCTCTTATCAATGGCTATAAAGTGGCcaatcacaacaacaataacaacaatgaaaacaaaagttgTCAACTATcttgcagcagcaacaacaacaacaccaatgtATCATCCATTAGTCTTAGAAATGGTAAAGAAGTTCCCAAATCATCAACTAGCCCAGCCATGTCGAATACAACAAATACAATCGGTGCCAATGTTTCCGTAATGGTGGCCGAGGATAACGCCACCACGCCATTGCCACCGACTTCGAGTACACCTGTGCCAGAGGATAGCATAGCGAAATTGGAAGTTGTGGCGAATGCAGCCTGCGAGCCCTGGTCATCTGCCCCCGAGCCTGTGGACTGTATATCGAAATTACAAGCCGTAGCAGTGCCCAGTGATCCATGGGGCGGCATTTCAACACGCTCGACCCTTGCAACCACACTGCTCAGCGCAGATGAATTGgacgacgatgacgatgatTTCGAAGACGACtatgaagaagaagaaagtATTATACCAACCTATTGCCCATTAAGATATCACACATTCCCGGCCACCGCCAATACGACGTCCAGTCTTCAAGGTCAGCGTATGAGCGGAAGTTTTTCTCCCGCCTCATCCCAGAGTTATGGCTCCCGGCCTAATTACTATTCAGAGCCATTCCCGCAGCAAAACTGCTCAAGAACCGGAAGTCCGCCACACATGCGAACCGGCCCGAATGGCTTCATATGGACGAACGGTCCCAATAGTCCATCGTCGTTCTATTCCTCATCTGAATCTTCGTATGcaccgcaacaacaacaaccacagcaAACGATCAGATGCGCCGAGAATGGCAAATCGTATTTGGAACTAGGCTGCAGTAGTCCTGTCTCCAATCCCACCTTGAGTCCCATTCTCTCACCCACGCCACCCTTTATTGCATCTGGTCTGGAGGCAAGGCACCCACCACTCAAGCGATGTTGTGATGGCCGTGGCACTTggtgtaacaacaacaaaaactgctATAAGGACATACGTCTGAAGATAAGGAATCTGTCAATGTTTAAGTTGTCACGCTTCCGCCAAGTGTCAGAGCAGTCGCTCTACAGATCGGTATTAATCTGCAACACCCTAAAAAGAATAGATAGAGAGATCGAAACGGAGGCTAAGGAGCTGCATCATGTGACGGCCCACGCCGCCCAACAGCAGCAACATCTGCTGCAACATTCGCTGCACCAACAACCGCAATACCATCATCATCTGCATTCGCACATGCAAATACAGTCGCCATTGCCAGTGCACACGAGCAACGGCAACCAGCAGCAATCCCTACAGCACCACAATACTCAACAGCCGATGCTGCATCCTCAACATCAAGACTACATGCCGGTGCTGAATTGTGGTAGACTTGGCGGTAGTGTGGAATATCACAACCAGCAGCAACAAACAAGCCAGAACAGTTttcaccagcagcagcagcagcagcaacagccgcAACAGCATTACAACTCTGAGCGTTTATTGGACATTTCACAGCAATCCTTTCAAAATGTCATTCACAAACCAGTCACATCGTCGGCGCAATTCTCGCaaggcaacagcagcagctgtTCTGGATCCATgacggcaacaacaacaacgctacACCCCTACGATCACTACCCATTCCGGGAGTCCAATTCAGGCCGCGTTACTCCTTTCCCCTGTCAATCTGTGATATCAACGCCACCGCCTCCTGCCTCCTCGTTGCCATCGGCTATCTCATCGTCACCTCCAACATCCACTTCGACGCTTGTGCTCTCAGCGACATCTGGCTGCACAACAAGTACAACAATGTCATCAACTTCCAACTCATTAATGTCGGATACTGATTCTGGATTTGCGGACGACGACTCGACGAGGTCCATCAACTGGAGTTCCGTTCTAAGTCTGTCGTCGCAATCAGCCTTGGATCCGTTGAACAACAATGACATATTCTCGATATTGCCGCCTGCTAATCCAGCTACAGCCGTCCCAGTATCTGTCAACTCAGCAATACCAGCCGGTGAAAGCAGTACATCTTCTACGTCTGTAGGCATAAGTGGAACATTTACCACAGTACAATCTCCCGGAACAACGTCTTCGAACACATGCAGTGCTTCAACGACACCGCCATCAGCGACCACCACAGCCACGTTCACTACACTCTCCACAATCTCATCGGCGACCCATTCGCTCACCTCATCCTATGTCACTAATATGAATTCCAATTCAGTATCCGCCTCAACATGGGAATATGGCTTCCTTGACATGGAATTCGGCCTAGGTACGGAATTTACCGAACTAGCGCCGAGCTGTAAATACTCGTCCGCCGATGATTTGTTTAAAAGTAGTCTAACGCCCGTCGCTTCCACCCGCTACGACAATGAACTGGAGCAGCCTGCTCACATAATGGTCGGCAGTTAG